In one window of Candidatus Scalindua sp. DNA:
- a CDS encoding TIM barrel protein, with amino-acid sequence MKQIRIGNQTSFSAQRPLLPFEFALEKGFDAFEWFPDKKEWGAGWDTDDINGEMRQHINRKATNNDIALSVHAPWYFNPLEHRNPALLFKEIEFARDIGAYLLIIHLAADKGVENYVNAIIPLIRDSSEKKLLLSIENTPLTDPEVVNRTFGIIQNLKNMPTQHVGMCLDLGHANLCTSTRNDYLRFVDQLEPEVPINHVHLHENYGDSDSHLPVFTGPSRENDSGICGLIKRLKNMHFSGSIILEQWPEPPSLLTQARERLYHLWNNIPDTPSPFSAPDVNNRLKSADETVMKDNHVPDYKRPGQPDIKGLKDKGDAFINSIVEADGCYRSWREKLNWVASLFHDTTLIPDTVQLIYLSIYLRFLGTGELACHEDGRHFRPHHHAETAHHIEKCLRYCTTRDNTYIMRKIYPWLPSYDNAFMRAEPLTRIRDIAHRNDISKELKNEIKHTLQNKLHRCAGPEDLRTSAALLERITAENADYPSSFVEEFKIFHQELKEFFNASGLEEVLESLINKEDMNTRLLIQNFLDLKRKPEETSQHYVTLLKLLTELRNILLRKANDAPGAEAQQFRLADIRLEDFLFLLLSEFLNILENRGEKDIDWTPILETLLLTVINLTMTTSETEECEIIQSELAAWKDSFMPTQIQMLRLRATLERCRRLCEDYTDRVLNHYHTRVETLGRLLGVREQAIQFFCEGDIRGNTFFQFSKLVSFLLKQIRKSAGLSSWDAIVTGNAAGLLIPVDSLDDVIIEKQEGVILLAKRAEGDEIIPENVSGILLGHQLPHLSHLGVRARQDGVIFATCEDEGTFRALDPLTRQQINCTITAEDVHCEAGKSVKTDQIECTDSGQFSLPETHVILEQRCLSMDQVNSANGGAKANGAKLLEELSSRHRSAFKTPSSLVIPFGVMEESLRISPILGHEYQSLLDTVSRLSSDIITLSARLRKILSQITVHNKIIDGIKNRFPEHGRVIVRSSSNCEDTVEMSGAGLFDSIANVPLTKIAISIRHVWASLWSKRAVSSLKSYRIPHDKVHMALIIQQMLTPDFSFIMHTVNPITQNRDEVYIELAVGLGESLASGVIKGTPYRMICNKKTLTVQMLAFANFSFAIVPDHTDGVCRKRTDYSMVPLSTNTDIHRLLGNRLTAIGQLVEESFGKPQDIEGAIVGDDVYLVQTRMQQGIMTLRPSKK; translated from the coding sequence ATGAAACAAATCAGAATAGGCAACCAGACCTCTTTCTCAGCCCAAAGACCTCTCCTGCCTTTTGAATTCGCTTTAGAAAAGGGCTTCGATGCATTTGAGTGGTTTCCAGACAAGAAGGAGTGGGGAGCAGGCTGGGATACAGACGACATAAACGGGGAGATGCGCCAACATATCAACAGGAAGGCAACAAACAATGACATTGCCCTTTCAGTCCACGCCCCATGGTATTTTAACCCCCTGGAACACCGTAACCCTGCACTGCTGTTCAAGGAGATCGAGTTCGCGAGAGATATCGGTGCATACCTGCTCATTATCCACCTTGCTGCTGATAAAGGGGTAGAGAATTACGTGAATGCCATCATCCCCCTTATCAGGGATTCATCAGAGAAGAAACTTCTCCTCTCTATAGAAAATACACCCTTAACAGATCCGGAAGTTGTCAACAGGACGTTCGGCATTATTCAGAATCTAAAAAATATGCCTACACAACACGTGGGAATGTGCCTTGACCTCGGCCATGCCAATCTGTGCACCTCAACCCGCAACGATTACTTGAGATTTGTCGACCAGCTGGAACCAGAAGTCCCCATAAATCATGTTCATTTACACGAAAACTACGGTGACAGCGACAGCCATCTCCCGGTTTTCACGGGACCCTCAAGGGAAAACGATAGCGGTATATGCGGATTGATAAAGCGATTGAAAAACATGCATTTCTCAGGTTCTATCATCCTTGAACAGTGGCCGGAACCTCCCTCCCTCCTCACTCAGGCGCGTGAAAGACTTTACCACTTGTGGAACAATATTCCAGACACCCCCTCCCCCTTTAGCGCACCGGACGTCAACAACAGGCTTAAATCAGCAGATGAAACAGTCATGAAGGATAATCACGTACCAGATTATAAAAGACCAGGACAGCCCGATATCAAAGGACTAAAGGATAAAGGTGATGCTTTTATTAACAGCATTGTTGAGGCAGATGGGTGCTACAGAAGCTGGAGAGAAAAACTGAACTGGGTAGCCTCTCTTTTTCATGATACGACCTTAATACCGGATACAGTCCAACTCATCTATTTATCCATCTATCTGCGTTTTCTCGGTACCGGTGAGCTTGCATGTCATGAAGACGGCAGACATTTCCGACCACACCACCATGCTGAGACAGCTCATCACATTGAGAAATGTTTAAGATATTGCACCACCCGGGACAATACATACATTATGAGAAAAATATATCCATGGCTGCCATCATATGATAACGCATTTATGCGTGCAGAACCGCTGACGCGGATCCGTGATATCGCTCACAGGAATGATATATCAAAAGAACTCAAAAATGAGATCAAGCATACGCTGCAGAATAAACTTCATCGGTGTGCCGGCCCGGAAGACCTTAGAACCTCTGCCGCACTCCTTGAACGTATTACAGCAGAAAATGCAGATTACCCCTCATCATTCGTGGAGGAGTTCAAGATTTTCCATCAGGAACTTAAAGAGTTTTTCAATGCCTCCGGTCTTGAAGAGGTACTGGAATCCTTAATCAATAAAGAGGATATGAACACCCGTCTTCTCATTCAAAATTTTCTGGATCTAAAGCGGAAGCCAGAAGAAACCTCCCAACACTATGTGACACTCTTAAAACTCCTGACGGAACTAAGAAACATTTTACTGAGAAAAGCAAATGATGCACCCGGTGCCGAGGCACAACAATTCAGGCTGGCAGACATAAGACTTGAAGATTTCCTTTTTCTCCTCTTAAGCGAATTCCTGAATATACTAGAAAACAGAGGGGAGAAAGATATTGACTGGACGCCGATCCTGGAAACACTCTTATTGACGGTAATCAACCTCACCATGACCACCAGCGAAACTGAAGAGTGCGAGATCATCCAATCAGAATTAGCCGCCTGGAAAGACTCTTTCATGCCTACTCAAATACAGATGCTTCGCTTAAGGGCCACCCTTGAGAGGTGCAGACGCCTCTGTGAAGATTATACTGACCGGGTATTAAACCACTACCATACACGAGTCGAAACATTGGGTAGACTACTCGGTGTAAGGGAGCAGGCTATACAGTTTTTTTGTGAGGGAGATATCCGGGGAAATACCTTTTTTCAGTTTTCAAAACTTGTCTCTTTCCTCCTGAAACAGATCAGGAAATCTGCAGGCCTCTCTTCCTGGGACGCTATTGTTACGGGTAATGCAGCAGGACTTCTTATTCCAGTTGACTCTCTGGATGATGTAATAATCGAGAAACAGGAAGGTGTTATACTCCTAGCCAAAAGGGCTGAGGGAGATGAGATCATTCCCGAGAATGTCTCCGGGATCCTTCTCGGTCACCAACTTCCACATCTCTCACATCTCGGAGTCAGGGCGCGACAGGACGGGGTAATATTCGCTACCTGTGAAGATGAAGGAACTTTTAGAGCGCTTGACCCTTTAACTCGACAGCAGATCAACTGTACAATAACCGCTGAAGACGTACACTGTGAAGCCGGTAAGAGTGTCAAAACAGACCAAATCGAGTGTACGGACTCCGGGCAATTCTCTCTCCCTGAGACTCACGTAATACTCGAACAACGATGCCTCTCGATGGATCAGGTAAACAGCGCAAATGGCGGAGCAAAGGCAAACGGGGCAAAACTTCTTGAAGAGCTGTCATCTCGCCACAGATCAGCGTTTAAGACACCATCCAGTCTTGTAATCCCCTTTGGTGTTATGGAGGAGTCACTCCGCATCTCTCCAATACTTGGACATGAGTACCAGAGTTTATTAGATACAGTAAGCAGGCTGTCATCCGACATCATCACTCTATCGGCGCGGCTCCGGAAAATACTCAGCCAGATCACTGTCCATAATAAGATTATCGATGGCATTAAGAACAGGTTCCCAGAGCATGGAAGAGTTATCGTCCGTTCCAGCTCAAACTGCGAAGATACAGTGGAGATGTCTGGTGCCGGACTCTTTGACTCCATTGCTAATGTCCCGCTCACGAAAATCGCTATCTCCATTCGTCATGTCTGGGCATCTCTCTGGTCAAAGCGTGCAGTATCAAGCTTGAAGTCCTACCGCATACCCCATGACAAGGTGCATATGGCACTGATCATCCAGCAGATGCTCACCCCGGATTTTTCGTTCATTATGCATACAGTAAACCCTATAACGCAAAACCGGGATGAAGTCTACATTGAACTTGCGGTGGGTCTGGGAGAGTCACTGGCTTCCGGTGTAATAAAGGGTACACCCTACAGAATGATCTGCAATAAAAAAACGCTTACTGTTCAGATGCTTGCGTTTGCCAATTTCAGTTTTGCTATCGTACCTGATCACACAGATGGCGTATGTCGTAAAAGAACTGACTATTCGATGGTTCCACTCTCCACAAATACCGATATCCATCGTCTGCTTGGAAATCGTTTGACCGCTATAGGACAACTCGTAGAGGAGTCCTTTGGGAAGCCCCAGGACATTGAGGGAGCTATTGTTGGAGATGATGTATACCTCGTCCAAACCCGTATGCAGCAGGGCATCATGACCCTTCGGCCCAGCAAAAAATAA